In Pogoniulus pusillus isolate bPogPus1 chromosome 41, bPogPus1.pri, whole genome shotgun sequence, a genomic segment contains:
- the JUND gene encoding transcription factor JunD, whose protein sequence is METPFYHDDVLSGLGSGFAPSSGSSGLLLPFPGGSMMKKDALGMALPEQVAAALKAPGATSGEAAGLLGSADLGLLKLASPELERLIIQSNGMVTTTPTSGQFLYPKAAASEEQEFAEGFVKALEDLHKQNQLGGGAAGSAGGAGGGGGGGGSSSAGELPAAGLAPEPPVYANLSSYPAVSYAADPGPFAAPPPRLPPPPPPPPLKDEPQIVPEVPSFGESPPLSPIDMDTQERIKAERKRLRNRIAASKCRKRKLERISRLEEKVKSLKSQNTELASTASLLREQVAQLKQKVLSHVNSGCQLLPQHQHQVPAY, encoded by the coding sequence ATGGAAACACCCTTCTACCATGATGATGTGTTGAGCGGCCTCGGCAGCGGCTTCGCTCCCTCCTCCGGTAGCAGcgggctcctcctgcccttccccGGCGGCAGCATGATGAAGAAGGACGCTCTCGGAATGGCTTTGCCGGAACAGGTGGCGGCGGCTTTGAAAGCACCGGGTGCGACGAGCGGTGAAGCGGCGGGGCTTCTGGGCTCGGCCGATCTGGGACTGCTGAAGCTGGCGTCCCCCGAGCTGGAGCGGctcatcatccagtccaacgggATGGTGACCACCACACCGACCAGCGGACAGTTCCTCTATCCGAAAGCCGCCGCTTCCGAGGAACAGGAGTTCGCCGAGGGTTTCGTTAAAGCGCTGGAGGACTTGCACAAGCAGAACCAGCTgggcggcggcgcggcggggAGCGCcggtggagcaggaggaggtggaggcggaggaggcagcagcagcgcgGGCGAGCTGCCCGCCGCCGGCCTGGCCCCCGAGCCGCCGGTCTACGCCAACCTCAGTAGCTACCCGGCGGTGAGCTACGCCGCCGACCCCGGCCCTTTCGCCGCGCCGCCTCCTCGGCTtcctccgccgccgcctcctccgcCGTTAAAGGATGAGCCTCAGATCGTACCGGAGGTGCCGAGTTTCGGGGAGAGCCCGCCGCTCTCCCCCATCGACATGGACACGCAGGAGCGTATCAAGGCGGAACGAAAGCGGCTGAGGAACCGCATCGCCGCCTCCAAGTGCCGCAAGAGGAAGCTGGAGCGGATCTCCCGTCTGGAGGAAAAGGTGAAGAGCCTCAAGAGCCAGAACACGGAGCTGGCCTCCACCGCCAGCTTGCTCCGCGAGCAGGTCGCGCAGCTCAAGCAGAAGGTCCTCAGCCACGTCAACAGcggctgccagctcctgccccagcaccagcaccaggtGCCGGCCTACTGA
- the LSM4 gene encoding U6 snRNA-associated Sm-like protein LSm4 isoform X2, translating to MLVELKNGETYNGHLVSCDNWMNINLREVICTSRDGDKFWRMPECYIRGSTIKYLRIPDEIIDMVKEEVVSKGRGRGGMQQQKQQKGRGIGGAGRGVFGGRGRGIPGSGRGQQEKKPGRQSAKQ from the exons ATG CTAGTGGAGCTGAAGAACGGGGAGACGTACAACGGGCACCTGGTGAGCTGTGACAATTGGATGAACATCAACCTGCGGGAGGTCATCTGCACATCCCGG GATGGAGACAAGTTCTGGAGAATGCCAGAGTGCTACATTCGTGGCAGCACCATCAAGTACCTGCGAATCCCTGATGAAATTATTGACATGGTGAAGGAGGAGGTGGTGTCCAAGGGCAGAGGCCGTGGTGGGATGCAACAGCAGAAGCAACAGAAGGGCCGTGGTATTGGAGGTGCTGGGCGAG GTGTCTTTGGTGGCCGTGGCCGAGGGATTCCAGGCAGTGGAAGaggccagcaagagaagaagccaGGCAGGCAATCAGCAAAGCAGTGA
- the LSM4 gene encoding U6 snRNA-associated Sm-like protein LSm4 isoform X1 — MLPLSLLKTAQNHPMLVELKNGETYNGHLVSCDNWMNINLREVICTSRDGDKFWRMPECYIRGSTIKYLRIPDEIIDMVKEEVVSKGRGRGGMQQQKQQKGRGIGGAGRGVFGGRGRGIPGSGRGQQEKKPGRQSAKQ; from the exons ATg CTGCCCCTATCCTTATTGAAGACGGCGCAGAACCACCCTATG CTAGTGGAGCTGAAGAACGGGGAGACGTACAACGGGCACCTGGTGAGCTGTGACAATTGGATGAACATCAACCTGCGGGAGGTCATCTGCACATCCCGG GATGGAGACAAGTTCTGGAGAATGCCAGAGTGCTACATTCGTGGCAGCACCATCAAGTACCTGCGAATCCCTGATGAAATTATTGACATGGTGAAGGAGGAGGTGGTGTCCAAGGGCAGAGGCCGTGGTGGGATGCAACAGCAGAAGCAACAGAAGGGCCGTGGTATTGGAGGTGCTGGGCGAG GTGTCTTTGGTGGCCGTGGCCGAGGGATTCCAGGCAGTGGAAGaggccagcaagagaagaagccaGGCAGGCAATCAGCAAAGCAGTGA